From one Lycium ferocissimum isolate CSIRO_LF1 chromosome 7, AGI_CSIRO_Lferr_CH_V1, whole genome shotgun sequence genomic stretch:
- the LOC132063967 gene encoding H/ACA ribonucleoprotein complex non-core subunit NAF1 isoform X1, with amino-acid sequence MVNFLYNTTSEEVEEDKKNQPFSELLSVPDFDEFSLSFADSFLDFDSLSDLISDSPMSDKKQEPIELSSVEVELNNMDKNNGGIFEKFEVQSEVPLSCLNQEKTESGVSENGLDKGSDGIIEKVELPVVELGRVSITDTENEKVAIISKDEEKIVNESGVSGSIANNELKGDKDVSDSDTESGSESESASSSSAASSSDEEGDESSSNEEEEGEIVGSDPDEMVAWDDDEEDTGVKGPIKSKNEVQVLPPVPEVTATLQPQHQMQPVGVVTSILGAQVVVEGVEKHTPLYDGSILWITESRSPLGIIDEIFGPVKNPYYIVRYNSDNEVPPGIHPGTLISFVPEFSSHILNDNSLYKKGYDASGENDEEVSEDEFSDDEKEAEYKKMLKMKKRGVTNDLKPGNKKKDKRNLKNRSQTWKQHDQGAATDVPHENGKPSVDQSQRLIPAASAPLDQGIRPNASLQGPGQNFRPPFPRMENPLGLAAPSNGVWNNGIPYQQPQNMGFPNGLPNMGMPWAQQGLPQQMFQMPTPNALPFDQQINPTLPPNFMFPGGVPNFGAGPSFAAPWPALGQNVFGQTPLPMGLPGQFTPTPMNFGGQIPANGPQSGQNNNSQPGQFTPTPMNFGGQVPANGPQSGQNSNSGPGYNNGSPNFNRGGHSGGGRRGNHRGGGRFGGRRGGRSQRN; translated from the exons atggTGAATTTTCTTTACAATACCACAAGTGAAGAGGTTGAAGAAGATAAAAAGAACCAACCTTTTTCAGAGTTACTTTCTGTCCCTGATTTTGACGAGTTTTCTTTGTCTTTTGCtgattcatttcttgattttgattccCTCAGTGATTTAATATCAGATAGCCCTATGTCTGATAAAAAACAAGAACCCATTGAGCTTAGTTCtgttgaagttgaattgaacaatATGGACAAGAATAATGGTGGGatttttgagaaatttgaagTTCAAAGTGAGGTTCCTTTGAGTTGTTTGAATCAAGAAAAGACTGAAAGTGGGGTTTCTGAAAATGGTTTGGATAAGGGAAGTGATGGGATAATAGAGAAAGTTGAGTTGCCTGTAGTGGAGTTGGGGAGAGTTAGTATAACTGATACAGAGAATGAAAAAGTTGCTATAATTAGTAAGGATGAGGAAAAAATTGTTAATGAGTCTGGTGTTAGTGGAAGTATAGCGAATAACGAGTTAAAAGGTGATAAAGATGTGAGTGATAGTGATACGGAGTCTGGAAGTGAAAGTGAAAGTGCATCCTCTTCCTCGGCGGCGTCTAGTAGTGATGAGGAAGGAGATGAGAGTAGTTCgaatgaggaagaagaagggGAGATTGTAGGGTCTGATCCTGATGAGATGGTTGCTTGGGATGATGATGAGGAGGACACTGGTGTTAAGGGACCTATCAAGTCTAAGAACGAGGTTCAG GTTCTACCTCCAGTTCCGGAAGTGACTGCAACCTTGCAACCACAGCACCAGATGCAGCCTGTAGGAGTTGTGACATCA ATTCTCGGGGCCCAAGTTGTAGTAGAAGGGGTGGAGAAGCATACTCCTCTTTATGACGGTTCTATTCTCTGGATAACAGAAAGCAGATCACCACTCGGTATAATAGATGAGATTTTTGGGCCTGTCAAGAACCCATACTACATTGTAAGATACAATTCTGACAACGAAGTTCCCCCTGGAATCCACCCAGGCACCTTGATCTCATTTGTCCCTGAATTTTCAAGTCATATTTTAAATGACAACAGTCTCTACAAGAAAGGGTATGATGCAtctggtgaaaatgatgaagaggtATCTGAGGACGAATTTTCAGATGATGAAAAGGAGGCTGAATACAAGAAAATgctgaaaatgaaaaagagggGCGTCACAAATGATCTTAAACCAGGAAACAAGAAAAAGGACAAAAGGAATCTAAAAAATCGATCTCAGACCTGGAAACAACATGATCAAGGTGCGGCTACAGATGTGCCACATGAAAATGGTAAACCATcagttgaccaaagtcaacgtTTAATCCCAGCTGCTTCTGCTCCATTGGATCAAGGCATTCGTCCAAACGCCTCTCTTCAAGGACCTGGACAGAATTTTAGGCCTCCATTCCCTCGTATGGAAAATCCCCTTGGCTTAGCAGCACCGTCAAACGGAGTTTGGAATAATGGAATCCCATATCAGCAGCCCCAGAATATGGGCTTTCCTAACGGACTGCCGAATATGGGTATGCCATGGGCCCAACAAGGTCTTCCACAGCAAATGTTTCAAATGCCTACGCCAAATGCATTACCTTTTGATCAGCAAATAAATCCAACTCTTCCGCCCAACTTTATGTTCCCAGGTGGTGTACCAAATTTTGGTGCAGGGCCATCATTTGCTGCACCTTGGCCTGCCTTAGGACAAAATGTTTTTGGTCAAACACCTTTGCCAATGGGCTTACCAGGCCAATTTACTCCTACGCCCATGAATTTTGGAGGTCAGATACCAGCAAATGGACCACAATCAGGACAGAACAATAATTCACAACCAGGCCAATTTACTCCTACACCGATGAATTTTGGAGGTCAGGTACCAGCAAATGGACCACAATCAGGACAGAACAGTAATTCAGGTCCTGGCTATAATAATGGTTCTCCAAACTTCAATCGAGGCGGTCATTCTGGTGGTGGTCGGAGAGGAAATCACAGGGGTGGTGGCCGTTTTGGTGGTAGGAGGGGAGGCAGGTCACAACGTAACTGA
- the LOC132063967 gene encoding H/ACA ribonucleoprotein complex non-core subunit NAF1 isoform X2, with the protein MSDKKQEPIELSSVEVELNNMDKNNGGIFEKFEVQSEVPLSCLNQEKTESGVSENGLDKGSDGIIEKVELPVVELGRVSITDTENEKVAIISKDEEKIVNESGVSGSIANNELKGDKDVSDSDTESGSESESASSSSAASSSDEEGDESSSNEEEEGEIVGSDPDEMVAWDDDEEDTGVKGPIKSKNEVQVLPPVPEVTATLQPQHQMQPVGVVTSILGAQVVVEGVEKHTPLYDGSILWITESRSPLGIIDEIFGPVKNPYYIVRYNSDNEVPPGIHPGTLISFVPEFSSHILNDNSLYKKGYDASGENDEEVSEDEFSDDEKEAEYKKMLKMKKRGVTNDLKPGNKKKDKRNLKNRSQTWKQHDQGAATDVPHENGKPSVDQSQRLIPAASAPLDQGIRPNASLQGPGQNFRPPFPRMENPLGLAAPSNGVWNNGIPYQQPQNMGFPNGLPNMGMPWAQQGLPQQMFQMPTPNALPFDQQINPTLPPNFMFPGGVPNFGAGPSFAAPWPALGQNVFGQTPLPMGLPGQFTPTPMNFGGQIPANGPQSGQNNNSQPGQFTPTPMNFGGQVPANGPQSGQNSNSGPGYNNGSPNFNRGGHSGGGRRGNHRGGGRFGGRRGGRSQRN; encoded by the exons ATGTCTGATAAAAAACAAGAACCCATTGAGCTTAGTTCtgttgaagttgaattgaacaatATGGACAAGAATAATGGTGGGatttttgagaaatttgaagTTCAAAGTGAGGTTCCTTTGAGTTGTTTGAATCAAGAAAAGACTGAAAGTGGGGTTTCTGAAAATGGTTTGGATAAGGGAAGTGATGGGATAATAGAGAAAGTTGAGTTGCCTGTAGTGGAGTTGGGGAGAGTTAGTATAACTGATACAGAGAATGAAAAAGTTGCTATAATTAGTAAGGATGAGGAAAAAATTGTTAATGAGTCTGGTGTTAGTGGAAGTATAGCGAATAACGAGTTAAAAGGTGATAAAGATGTGAGTGATAGTGATACGGAGTCTGGAAGTGAAAGTGAAAGTGCATCCTCTTCCTCGGCGGCGTCTAGTAGTGATGAGGAAGGAGATGAGAGTAGTTCgaatgaggaagaagaagggGAGATTGTAGGGTCTGATCCTGATGAGATGGTTGCTTGGGATGATGATGAGGAGGACACTGGTGTTAAGGGACCTATCAAGTCTAAGAACGAGGTTCAG GTTCTACCTCCAGTTCCGGAAGTGACTGCAACCTTGCAACCACAGCACCAGATGCAGCCTGTAGGAGTTGTGACATCA ATTCTCGGGGCCCAAGTTGTAGTAGAAGGGGTGGAGAAGCATACTCCTCTTTATGACGGTTCTATTCTCTGGATAACAGAAAGCAGATCACCACTCGGTATAATAGATGAGATTTTTGGGCCTGTCAAGAACCCATACTACATTGTAAGATACAATTCTGACAACGAAGTTCCCCCTGGAATCCACCCAGGCACCTTGATCTCATTTGTCCCTGAATTTTCAAGTCATATTTTAAATGACAACAGTCTCTACAAGAAAGGGTATGATGCAtctggtgaaaatgatgaagaggtATCTGAGGACGAATTTTCAGATGATGAAAAGGAGGCTGAATACAAGAAAATgctgaaaatgaaaaagagggGCGTCACAAATGATCTTAAACCAGGAAACAAGAAAAAGGACAAAAGGAATCTAAAAAATCGATCTCAGACCTGGAAACAACATGATCAAGGTGCGGCTACAGATGTGCCACATGAAAATGGTAAACCATcagttgaccaaagtcaacgtTTAATCCCAGCTGCTTCTGCTCCATTGGATCAAGGCATTCGTCCAAACGCCTCTCTTCAAGGACCTGGACAGAATTTTAGGCCTCCATTCCCTCGTATGGAAAATCCCCTTGGCTTAGCAGCACCGTCAAACGGAGTTTGGAATAATGGAATCCCATATCAGCAGCCCCAGAATATGGGCTTTCCTAACGGACTGCCGAATATGGGTATGCCATGGGCCCAACAAGGTCTTCCACAGCAAATGTTTCAAATGCCTACGCCAAATGCATTACCTTTTGATCAGCAAATAAATCCAACTCTTCCGCCCAACTTTATGTTCCCAGGTGGTGTACCAAATTTTGGTGCAGGGCCATCATTTGCTGCACCTTGGCCTGCCTTAGGACAAAATGTTTTTGGTCAAACACCTTTGCCAATGGGCTTACCAGGCCAATTTACTCCTACGCCCATGAATTTTGGAGGTCAGATACCAGCAAATGGACCACAATCAGGACAGAACAATAATTCACAACCAGGCCAATTTACTCCTACACCGATGAATTTTGGAGGTCAGGTACCAGCAAATGGACCACAATCAGGACAGAACAGTAATTCAGGTCCTGGCTATAATAATGGTTCTCCAAACTTCAATCGAGGCGGTCATTCTGGTGGTGGTCGGAGAGGAAATCACAGGGGTGGTGGCCGTTTTGGTGGTAGGAGGGGAGGCAGGTCACAACGTAACTGA
- the LOC132062616 gene encoding uncharacterized protein LOC132062616, whose amino-acid sequence MVCFCFLVDQTKQVCKSKPAAGTCSRCGGGASVADMKTATRFCYVPFYWKNWRAIICTFCGAILRSYR is encoded by the coding sequence ATGGTGTGTTTTTGTTTCCTAGTTGATCAAACAAAGCAAGTGTGCAAGAGCAAACCAGCAGCTGGAACATGTTCCAGGTGTGGAGGAGGTGCTAGTGTTGCTGACATGAAGACTGCTACAAGGTTTTGCTATGTGCCCTTTTACTGGAAAAATTGGAGAGCTATAATCTGCACATTCTGTGGTGCCATTCTTCGCTCTTACCGATGA
- the LOC132063968 gene encoding pentatricopeptide repeat-containing protein At1g73710 codes for MILQTYTSMEIGQPISSQCKPQNLNSHFNSRVLLGFNLHTTKHSFTQRKVCKSQLSSKTNHPLHRNIKILQPHKQKPQENNKDRVFVGFKLHCHSKTEPLPSRTVINGKKKGYGGILPSILRALRTESDVEKTLDLYFGKLSPKEQTVILKEQSNWEKALRVFEWMKSQKDYVPNVIHYNVILRALGRAKKWDELRLCWIEMAKNSVFPTNNTYGMLVDVYGKAGLVKEALLWIKHMKLRGIFPDEVTMNTVVKVLKDAGEYDRADKFYKDWCAGKIELDDLDFESIDDSEPFSLKQFLLTELFRTGGRNPSRVSSLSDVENNGRKPRMTATYNTLIDLYGKAGRLKDAANVFNEMLKSGVALDAFTFNTMIFICGSHGYLEESEALLNKMDERGISPDTKTYNIFLSLYANAGKIDRALQWYRKIRGTGLFPDAVTCRAIIKILCKQNMILEVENVISEIESLGMYIDEHSLPVIMRMYVNEGLIDRAKAIFEKCQLNGGFSSPAYAAIIDVYADKGLWVEAEDVFFGKRDKFIQKKAIVEYNVMIKAYGVAKLYDKAFSLFKGMKSQGTWPDECTYNSLIQMFSGGDLVDQAKELLVEMQGLKFKPSCSTFSAVIASYVRMSRLSDAVDVFDEMSKAGVKPNEVVYGSLIDGFAEAGKFEEAMHYFHVMNDSGIQANQIILTSMIKAYSKLGSVEGAKKLYERMKNLHGGPDIIASNSMLNLYADFGMVSEAKMIFNHLREKGEADGVTFATLIYAYKNMGMLDEAIEIAEDMKQSGLLRDCMTFNKVMACYATNGQLVECGELLNEMINQKLLPDGGTFKVLFTILKKGGFSAEAVRQLELSYREGKPYARQAVIISVYSAVGLHAFAIESCHVITQPGLGLHPFAYNVAIYAYGASGQIDEALKIFMRMQDEGLEPDIVTFVNLVGCYGKAGMVEGIKRIYGQLKYGIIEANESLYEAIIDAYGDAGRYDLADLVSQEMKLDFEVKQLTDSESEGGVDEVSEVGEGEDSEG; via the coding sequence ATGATACTTCAAACATACACTTCCATGGAGATTGGTCAACCTATTTCTTCACAGTGTAAGCCTCAAAACCTTAATTCTCATTTCAATTCTAGGGTTTTACTAGGGTTTAACTTACACACCACCAAACACAGTTTCACCCAAAGAAAAGTATGTAAATCTCAACTTTCATCAAAAACTAACCACCCATTACACAGAAATATCAAGATTTTGCAACCCCATAAGCAAAAAcctcaagaaaataataaagataggGTTTTTGTAGGGTTTAAGCTTCATTGTCATTCAAAGACTGAACCTTTACCTTCAAGAACTGTTATTAATGGTAAAAAGAAAGGGTATGGAGGTATTTTACCTTCAATTTTACGTGCTTTACGCACTGAAAGTGATGTCGAAAAGACCCTTGATTTGTATTTTGGGAAGCTTAGTCCTAAAGAACAAACTGTGATTCTTAAAGAGCAGAGCAATTGGGAAAAAGCTCTTAGGGTATTTGAGTGGATGAAATCGCAGAAAGATTATGTTCCAAATGTAATTCACTATAATGTCATACTTAGGGCACTTGGTAGAGCTAAGAAATGGGATGAGTTGAGACTTTGTTGGATTGAAATGGCGAAAAATAGTGTTTTCCCGACAAATAATACGTATGGAATGCTTGTTGATGTGTACGGTAAAGCAGGGTTAGTAAAGGAGGCTCTTTTATGGATTAAACATATGAAGTTGAGAGGAATTTTCCCGGATGAGGTTACAATGAATACGGTTGTCAAAGTTTTAAAGGATGCAGGGGAATATGATAGAGCGGATAAGTTCTACAAGGATTGGTGTGCTGGAAAGATTGAATTGGATGATCTTGATTTTGAGTCAATAGATGACTCAGAACCTTTCAGTTTGAAGCAGTTTTTGTTGACCGAGCTTTTCAGGACTGGAGGGAGGAATCCTTCCAGAGTTTCAAGTCTTTCAGATGTTGAGAACAATGGTAGGAAACCTCGAATGACCGCCACCTACAATACTCTGATTGATTTGTACGGGAAGGCAGGTCGCTTGAAGGACGCTGCAAATGTTTTTAATGAGATGTTGAAATCAGGGGTTGCCTTAGACGCCTTTACCTTCAATACTATGATCTTTATTTGTGGGAGTCATGGTTACTTGGAAGAGTCGGAAGCTTTGCTGAACAAGATGGATGAAAGAGGGATATCTCCAGACACGAAAACATACAACATCTTCCTGTCTCTTTATGCTAATGCAGGTAAGATTGATAGGGCTCTTCAGTGGTACAGAAAGATAAGGGGGACGGGACTTTTCCCTGATGCCGTGACTTGTAGGGCTATTATTAAAATACTATGCAAGCAAAATATGATCCTGGAGGTTGAAAATGTGATTAGTGAAATCGAAAGTTTAGGTATGTATATAGACGAACACTCTCTTCCTGTTATTATGAGAATGTATGTCAACGAAGGTTTGATCGATCGTGCAAAGGCAATTTTCGAGAAGTGTCAACTGAACGGTGGGTTCTCGTCACCAGCTTATGCTGCCATCATCGATGTGTATGCTGATAAGGGACTTTGGGTTGAAGCCGAGGACGTGTTCTTTGGTAAAAGAGATAAGTTTATTCAGAAGAAAGCAATTGTAGAATATAATGTCATGATCAAAGCATATGGCGTTGCAAAGCTATACGATAAAGCTTTCTCACTCTTCAAGGGAATGAAAAGCCAAGGGACATGGCCAGATGAGTGCACTTATAACTCTCTAATCCAAATGTTTTCCGGGGGTGATTTAGTTGACCAGGCCAAAGAGCTCTTAGTCGAAATGCAAGGATTGAAATTTAAACCTTCATGTTCTACCTTCTCTGCTGTAATTGCTAGTTATGTGCGCATGAGTAGGCTTTCTGATGCCGTTGACGTTTTCGATGAAATGTCAAAAGCAGGTGTAAAACCAAACGAGGTTGTTTATGGATCTTTAATTGATGGGTTTGCTGAAGCTGGTAAATTTGAAGAAGCTATGCATTATTTCCATGTCATGAATGACTCTGGGATTCAAGCTAATCAAATAATCTTGACTTCAATGATTAAGGCTTATAGTAAGCTCGGATCAGTAGAGGGAGCGAAAAAACTGTACGAGCGGATGAAAAACTTGCATGGAGGTCCTGATATTATCGCGTCCAATAGTATGCTCAATCTGTATGCGGACTTCGGAATGGTCTCTGAAGCAAAAATGATATTTAATCATTTGAGGGAGAAAGGCGAAGCTGATGGTGTTACTTTTGCAACCTTGATTTATGCATACAAGAATATGGGTATGCTCGATGAAGCTATTGAGATAGCAGAGGATATGAAACAGTCTGGACTTTTAAGAGATTGTATGACGTTCAATAAGGTAATGGCATGTTATGCCACAAACGGACAGCTTGTTGAATGCGGCGAATTGCTGAATGAAATGATTAACCAGAAACTTCTGCCAGATGGGGGCACATTTAAAGTTTTATTCACAATATTGAAAAAGGGAGGTTTTTCGGCAGAGGCAGTTAGACAGCTTGAGTTGTCTTACCGAGAAGGTAAACCTTATGCCAGACAAGCTGTGATAATCTCTGTTTATTCTGCAGTAGGGTTGCACGCATTCGCAATCGAATCCTGCCACGTCATCACACAACCAGGATTGGGACTCCATCCCTTTGCTTACAACGTTGCAATATATGCATATGGAGCTTCAGGCCAGATTGATGAGGCactaaaaatatttatgagaatgcAAGATGAAGGACTGGAACCAGATATTGTCACATTTGTTAATCTTGTAGGTTGCTATGGGAAAGCTGGCATGGTTGAAGGTATAAAGCGGATATATGGCCAGTTAAAATATGGAATCATCGAGGCGAATGAGTCATTATATGAGGCAATCATAGATGCCTATGGAGATGCAGGCAGATATGACCTTGCTGATTTGGTTAGTCAGGAAATGAAACTTGATTTTGAGGTGAAGCAGCTTACAGACTCTGAATCTGAAGGTGGAGTGGATGAAGTTTCTGAAGTTGGTGAAGGAGAAGATTCGGAAGGTTGA
- the LOC132063970 gene encoding secretory carrier-associated membrane protein 1-like, which translates to MAGRYNDNPFAEEEVNPFSNNGSVPAATNSRPSPLPHEPAGYDRGATADIPLDGSKDLKKKEKELQAKEAELRKREQELQRKEDAIARAGVVIDTKNWPPFFPIIHHDIANEIPIHLQKMQYVAFTTLLGLVACLVWNLVAVTLAWIRGQGPTIWLLAVIYLISGVPGAYVLWYRPLYRAMRTDSALKFGWFFLCYVFHIGFCIVAAVAPPIFFKGKSLTGILPAIDLLGWHALVGIFYFIGAAFFCLETLLSIWVIQQVYMYFRGSGKAAEMKKEAARSTMMAAL; encoded by the exons ATGGCTGGACGTTACAATGACAATCCTTTTGCTGAAGAAGAAGTTAACCCTTTTTCG AATAATGGAAGTGTTCCTGCTGCTACAAACTCGAGGCCTTCTCCTCTTCCTCATGAACCCGCCGGCTATGATCGTGGGGCAACGGCTGATATTCCTCTTGATGGTTCAAAG GAcctgaagaagaaggagaaggaacTCCAAGCTAAAGAAGCTGAATTGAGAAAAAGAGAACAG GAACTTCAAAGGAAGGAGGATGCAATAGCAAGAG CTGGTGTAGTTATTGACACCAAGAATTGGCCACCTTTCTTTCCCATCATTCATCATGATATTGCAAATGAAATTCCAATCCATCTACAGAAGATGCAATATGTTGCATTCACTACATTGTTGG GTCTGGTGGCCTGTCTTGTATGGAATCTTGTTGCTGTCACCTTAGCTTGGATCAGAGGACAAG GTCCAACTATCTGGTTGCTTGCTGTTATCTACTTAATATCAGGTGTCCCAGGAGCCTATGTATTGTGGTATCGACCGCTCTATCGTGCAATGAG GACTGACAGTGCGCTGAAGTTTGGGTGGTTTTTCTTATGTTACGTG TTTCACATTGGATTCTGCATCGTTGCTGCTGTGGcacctccaattttcttcaagggGAAATCTTTGAC TGGTATCTTGCCTGCAATTGATCTTTTAGGCTGGCATGCTTTGGTTGGG ATATTCTACTTCATTGGAGCTGCATTCTTCTGTCTTGAAACACTGCTCAGCATATGGGTTATACAG CAAGTCTACATGTATTTCCGGGGAAGTGGAAAAGCTGCTGAGATGAAGAAAGAGGCTGCCAGATCGACTATGATGGcagcattatga